The following nucleotide sequence is from uncultured Roseateles sp..
GACAACCTGAGTGCATGGGCGCGAACGGGCCGCGAGAACGACGCGGAGAGCTGGCACCCGATTGCAACCTGGCTTCTAAGCCTGCGGCGGCGAGGCATCGCCGTATTGCTTGTTCATCACGGCGGCAAGAACGGCCAGCAGCGCGGCACCAGCAAGAAGGAAGACTTGCTCGATGTCGTCATCAGCTTGTCTCGGCCGAAGGACTATGACCCCCAGCAGGGTGCTGTGTTCGTTCTGGAGTTCACGAAAGCACGCAACCTGACCGGCGCCGAAGCTGAGAGCCTGGAATTCACGCTAGGAGGCGACGAAAACCGCGCGCAGTGGACGTTCAGCAGCGCCGAAGCCTCGACCATGGATCGGGTCGTGGCGCGTTCCAAGGAAGGCCTGTCGGCGGGCGAGATTGCCGAAGAGCTGAGCATCCACAAGTCCAGCGTGTCGCGGCATTTGAAGAAGGCGCGCGAGTTGGGGCTGCTGCCACCGGGGCCGTGAGCATGGGTCTACGCGATCAACTTCGCTCAACGCTTGAGGCTCAGTTGCAGGTTGCGAGCCCTAGGGGGTGCAACCGTGCAACAAGCATGGCGCCTGAATGCAGCACAGCTACGACCACCAGCTACGGTACGGTGACGGCGCCGCGACTGATCGGCGACCTGAAAGACGCGATTCGATCAGCATGCCGCGTACGTGGGGAATCCGATGTCCAGTGCGCTGCTCTCATCGCTGAATGCATCGCCCTATCACGAGTCCATCAACTCGACTTACTCGAACACTTCCGCGCTGAGGTCAAGAAGGCCCGCGCCGCAACCGCAAACCCGACCTAGCCTCCAGGCGCCAGGAACTGAATCGGTCGAAGGGGTAGGCGGCGGCGCGCCTGATCCGACAACTTGTCGTAGTGCGCCACCCAAAGATCGAACAACGTGTCGAGCGCGTGTTGATTCCCGCGCAATCCTGACCCACCGTTTCCATCCAATCTTGACCCACCCTTGTTAGTGCCTCTGAGGGCTTAGGCTGTGGGTAACTTCTTGGTCTTGGACTCCTTCTTGGTGGGTTGTGCGGAACTGTTCTTGAAGCGGTAGCTCTCGTTGCCGGTCTCAAGGATATGGCAGTGGTGCGTGAGCCGGTCCAGCAGCGCCGTCGTCATCTTGGCATCGCCGAAGACGGTGGCCCATTCGCTGAAGCTCAGGTTCGTCGTGATGACGACGCTGGTGCGCTCGTAGAGCTTGCTCAGCAGGTGGAACAGCAGCGCCCCGCCCGACGAGCTGAACGGCAGGTAGCCCAGCTCGTCCAGGATCACCAGGTCCATGTGAGCG
It contains:
- a CDS encoding AAA family ATPase, with amino-acid sequence MIDAATRDALDRAIDSAKIASPGNALRALDVHDFARMKFKPRAEMLSPWLHSQDLCMVYAARGIGKTHFALSVAYAVATGGSFGPWSAAKPSKVLYLDGELPGAVMQQRCLMHCPDAEPLPGFLRVLSPDIVPEDDTLPDISTPEGQASIERSIEADTELIVIDNLSAWARTGRENDAESWHPIATWLLSLRRRGIAVLLVHHGGKNGQQRGTSKKEDLLDVVISLSRPKDYDPQQGAVFVLEFTKARNLTGAEAESLEFTLGGDENRAQWTFSSAEASTMDRVVARSKEGLSAGEIAEELSIHKSSVSRHLKKARELGLLPPGP